A genomic region of Capra hircus breed San Clemente chromosome 21, ASM170441v1, whole genome shotgun sequence contains the following coding sequences:
- the ZNF710 gene encoding zinc finger protein 710 isoform X1, with protein sequence MEGFMDSGTQTDAVVVLSLAQAAVLGLVSENELFGATISAEAFYPDLGPELSGAAIGEPRPPGPDVYQLACNGRALEEPAEEEVLEVEAAFEKHTRRKTRPPVRLVPKVKFEKVEEEEEVYEVSVPGGDDKDAGPAEAPAEAASGGCEALVQSSAVKMIDLSVFSRKPRTLRHLPRTPRPELDVAPFDPHFPDPARDAFAEPSMALPRPEALSVECSFEPPHLPPLSDPEPPTMESPEPVKPEQGFVWQEVGEFEADTAGSTVERHKKAQLDRLDINVQIDDSYLVEAGDRQKRWQCRMCEKSYTSKYNLVTHILGHNGIKPHSCPHCSKLFKQPSHLQTHLLTHQGTRPHKCQVCQKAFTQTSHLKRHMLLHSEVKPYSCHFCGRGFAYPSELKAHEVKHESGRCHVCVECGLDFSTLTQLKRHLASHQGPTLYQCLECDKSFHYRSQLQNHMLKHQNVRPFVCTECGMEFSQIHHLKQHSLTHKGVKEFKCEVCGREFTLQANMKRHMLIHTSVRPYQCHICFKTFVQKQTLKTHMIVHSPVKPFKCKVCGKSFNRMYNLLGHMHLHAGSKPFKCPYCSSKFNLKGNLSRHMKVKHGVMDIGLDSQGGWATRRGRSRSGPVMAHSGASCPVRGAGRLARPETSLGWAQVWRGGSPEGHQRDNDGTFMYSPKDLRGLT encoded by the exons ATGGAGGGCTTCATGGACTCAGGGACACAGACTGATGCTGTGGTGGTGCTGTCTTTGGCTCAGGCCGCCGTGCTGGGCCTGGTCTCGGAAAATGAACTCTTTGGAGCCACCATAAGCGCCGAAGCCTTCTACCCGGACCTGGGGCCGGAGCTGTCTGGGGCAGCCATAGGGGAGCCCCGGCCCCCAGGCCCCGACGTCTACCAGCTGGCCTGCAACGGGCGGGCCCTGGAGGAGCCGGCCGAGGAGGAGGTGCTGGAGGTGGAGGCGGCCTTCGAGAAGCACACCCGGCGGAAGACGAGGCCACCTGTGCGCCTGGTGCCCAAGGTCAAGTTTGagaaggtggaggaggaggaggaggtctaCGAGGTGTCGGTGCCCGGCGGCGATGACAAGGATGCTGGCCCAGCAGAGGCCCCAGCCGAGGCAGCTAGCGGCGGCTGCGAGGCCCTGGTGCAGAGCAGCGCGGTCAAGATGATCGACCTCAGCGTCTTCAGCCGCAAGCCCCGGACGCTGCGACACCTGCCCCGCACCCCGCGGCCGGAGCTGGACGTAGCCCCCTTCGACCCCCACTTCCCCGACCCGGCCCGGGATGCCTTCGCCGAGCCCAGCATGGCGCTGCCCAGGCCGGAGGCCCTGTCTGTGGAGTGCAGCTTCGAGCCGCCGCACCTGCCCCCGCTGAGCGACCCCGAGCCCCCGACCATGGAGTCCCCGGAGCCCGTGAAGCCAGAGCAGGGCTTCGTGTGGCAGGAGGTGGGCGAGTTCGAAGCGGACACAGCCGGCTCAACGGTGGAGCGCCACAAGAAGGCCCAGCTGGACCGGCTGGACATCAACGTGCAGATCGACGACTCGTACCTGGTGGAGGCCGGCGACCGGCAGAAGCGCTGGCAGTGTCGCATGTGCGAGAAGTCCTACACGTCCAAGTACAACCTGGTGACGCACATCCTGGGCCACAACGGCATCAAGCCGCACTCCTGCCCGCACTGCAGTAAGCTCTTCAAGCAGCCCAGCCACCTGCAGACGCACCTGCTGACGCACCAGGGCACCCGGCCGCACAAGTGCCAGGTGTGCCAGAAGGCCTTCACGCAGACCAGCCACCTCAAGCGCCACATGCTGCTGCACTCGGAGGTCAAGCCCTACAGCTGCCACTTCTGCGGCCGCGGCTTCGCCTACCCCAGCGAGCTCAAGGCCCACGAGGTGAAGCACGAGAGCGGCCGCTGCCACGTGTGCGTCGAGTGCGGCCTGGACTTCTCCACGCTGACGCAGCTCAAGCGCCACCTGGCTTCCCACCAGGGCCCCACCCTCTACCAGTGCCTGGAGTGTGACAAGTCCTTCCACTACCGCAGCCAGCTGCAGAATCACATGCTCAAGCACCAGAACGTGCGGCCCTTCGTGTGCACCGAGTGCGGCATGGAATTCAGCCAGATCCACCACCTCAAGCAGCATTCGCTCACCCACAAG GGCGTGAAGGAGTTCAAGTGCGAGGTGTGCGGCCGGGAGTTCACCCTGCAGGCCAACATGAAGCGGCACATGCTGATCCACACCAGCGTCCGGCCCTACCAGTGCCACATCTGCTTCAAGACCTTTGTGCAGAAGCAGACCCTCAAGACCCACATGATTGTCCACTCGCCCGTGAAGCCGTTCAAATGCAAG GTGTGCGGGAAGTCCTTCAACCGCATGTACAACCTACTGGGCCACATGCACCTTCACGCGGGGAGCAAACCCTTCAAGTGCCCCTACTGCTCCAGCAAGTTCAACCTCAAGGGCAACCTGAGCCGGCACATGAAGGTCAAGCACGGCGTCATGGACATCGGCCTGGACAGCCAAGGTGGGTGGGCCACACGCCGAGGACGGAGCAGGAGCGGTCCTGTCATGGCGCACTCAGGAGCCTCCTGTCCAGTGA
- the ZNF710 gene encoding zinc finger protein 710 isoform X2 has protein sequence MEGFMDSGTQTDAVVVLSLAQAAVLGLVSENELFGATISAEAFYPDLGPELSGAAIGEPRPPGPDVYQLACNGRALEEPAEEEVLEVEAAFEKHTRRKTRPPVRLVPKVKFEKVEEEEEVYEVSVPGGDDKDAGPAEAPAEAASGGCEALVQSSAVKMIDLSVFSRKPRTLRHLPRTPRPELDVAPFDPHFPDPARDAFAEPSMALPRPEALSVECSFEPPHLPPLSDPEPPTMESPEPVKPEQGFVWQEVGEFEADTAGSTVERHKKAQLDRLDINVQIDDSYLVEAGDRQKRWQCRMCEKSYTSKYNLVTHILGHNGIKPHSCPHCSKLFKQPSHLQTHLLTHQGTRPHKCQVCQKAFTQTSHLKRHMLLHSEVKPYSCHFCGRGFAYPSELKAHEVKHESGRCHVCVECGLDFSTLTQLKRHLASHQGPTLYQCLECDKSFHYRSQLQNHMLKHQNVRPFVCTECGMEFSQIHHLKQHSLTHKGVKEFKCEVCGREFTLQANMKRHMLIHTSVRPYQCHICFKTFVQKQTLKTHMIVHSPVKPFKCKVCGKSFNRMYNLLGHMHLHAGSKPFKCPYCSSKFNLKGNLSRHMKVKHGVMDIGLDSQDPMMELTGTDPSELDSQQEMEDFEENAYAYAGVDGSAEASVLTEQAMKEMAYYNVL, from the exons ATGGAGGGCTTCATGGACTCAGGGACACAGACTGATGCTGTGGTGGTGCTGTCTTTGGCTCAGGCCGCCGTGCTGGGCCTGGTCTCGGAAAATGAACTCTTTGGAGCCACCATAAGCGCCGAAGCCTTCTACCCGGACCTGGGGCCGGAGCTGTCTGGGGCAGCCATAGGGGAGCCCCGGCCCCCAGGCCCCGACGTCTACCAGCTGGCCTGCAACGGGCGGGCCCTGGAGGAGCCGGCCGAGGAGGAGGTGCTGGAGGTGGAGGCGGCCTTCGAGAAGCACACCCGGCGGAAGACGAGGCCACCTGTGCGCCTGGTGCCCAAGGTCAAGTTTGagaaggtggaggaggaggaggaggtctaCGAGGTGTCGGTGCCCGGCGGCGATGACAAGGATGCTGGCCCAGCAGAGGCCCCAGCCGAGGCAGCTAGCGGCGGCTGCGAGGCCCTGGTGCAGAGCAGCGCGGTCAAGATGATCGACCTCAGCGTCTTCAGCCGCAAGCCCCGGACGCTGCGACACCTGCCCCGCACCCCGCGGCCGGAGCTGGACGTAGCCCCCTTCGACCCCCACTTCCCCGACCCGGCCCGGGATGCCTTCGCCGAGCCCAGCATGGCGCTGCCCAGGCCGGAGGCCCTGTCTGTGGAGTGCAGCTTCGAGCCGCCGCACCTGCCCCCGCTGAGCGACCCCGAGCCCCCGACCATGGAGTCCCCGGAGCCCGTGAAGCCAGAGCAGGGCTTCGTGTGGCAGGAGGTGGGCGAGTTCGAAGCGGACACAGCCGGCTCAACGGTGGAGCGCCACAAGAAGGCCCAGCTGGACCGGCTGGACATCAACGTGCAGATCGACGACTCGTACCTGGTGGAGGCCGGCGACCGGCAGAAGCGCTGGCAGTGTCGCATGTGCGAGAAGTCCTACACGTCCAAGTACAACCTGGTGACGCACATCCTGGGCCACAACGGCATCAAGCCGCACTCCTGCCCGCACTGCAGTAAGCTCTTCAAGCAGCCCAGCCACCTGCAGACGCACCTGCTGACGCACCAGGGCACCCGGCCGCACAAGTGCCAGGTGTGCCAGAAGGCCTTCACGCAGACCAGCCACCTCAAGCGCCACATGCTGCTGCACTCGGAGGTCAAGCCCTACAGCTGCCACTTCTGCGGCCGCGGCTTCGCCTACCCCAGCGAGCTCAAGGCCCACGAGGTGAAGCACGAGAGCGGCCGCTGCCACGTGTGCGTCGAGTGCGGCCTGGACTTCTCCACGCTGACGCAGCTCAAGCGCCACCTGGCTTCCCACCAGGGCCCCACCCTCTACCAGTGCCTGGAGTGTGACAAGTCCTTCCACTACCGCAGCCAGCTGCAGAATCACATGCTCAAGCACCAGAACGTGCGGCCCTTCGTGTGCACCGAGTGCGGCATGGAATTCAGCCAGATCCACCACCTCAAGCAGCATTCGCTCACCCACAAG GGCGTGAAGGAGTTCAAGTGCGAGGTGTGCGGCCGGGAGTTCACCCTGCAGGCCAACATGAAGCGGCACATGCTGATCCACACCAGCGTCCGGCCCTACCAGTGCCACATCTGCTTCAAGACCTTTGTGCAGAAGCAGACCCTCAAGACCCACATGATTGTCCACTCGCCCGTGAAGCCGTTCAAATGCAAG GTGTGCGGGAAGTCCTTCAACCGCATGTACAACCTACTGGGCCACATGCACCTTCACGCGGGGAGCAAACCCTTCAAGTGCCCCTACTGCTCCAGCAAGTTCAACCTCAAGGGCAACCTGAGCCGGCACATGAAGGTCAAGCACGGCGTCATGGACATCGGCCTGGACAGCCAAG